The genomic interval TTTGTGCATTGTTCAGTTGCATTTTCATACCTATTTTAGAATAAGAACAGATACACCTACTATATTATTGAACAATCAAGGGGAAACTCTTTCTGGAGTCTTCTCAAGTCTTCAAAAGTAACGGCTATAACAACTCCAACTTTATATCTCTTTTAATCAGATAATGTTTCAAACTTTCGTAGAGACAAAATCAcctttttgtaattaaattgaGAAGAGTTCTGAGGTGATGCAGTTGCATTGATTCAAGTGCATTGACCCCCAAAACAAGTTCTATAAACTGATTGATATCATAAGCTTGAAAGGGCCATCCACCATTTGCCAGGCACTAAACCTAAAAACTAATTGGGCGTGGGATGGACAATGCAACAGGTTGCTGTTGGGCTGCCTATAAAAGCAGCGGGATTTGTGTCACTTACCACAGAAGTTGAGCAACTGCAATGGGAGCCACAAGTGTCGGAGTTCTAGTCTGGAAGATTCAGCTACTGATCTTGCTGAGTGGAGGTGAGCATATTCTCAAAGATTTGGCATGTGGTAATAAGTTTTCCCTTCCTAGTTCTGCTCGCCATTCAAGCTGCTCCTGCCGAGGTAACCGAAGGAGTGACCCATCCACCACCCGAGCAGTTGCAAACGGAGTCTCGATCCCGTAAGGACGAGGACCTGGACTTGGAAGAAGACCTGGACGGACGCAATGCCTATATCAACAATCAGTTTGTGCCCAGCGAACCGGCGGACGTCCTAGAGGATGAGCAGAATACGCCGCTCTACGAGATCCTTCAGAAGCAGATGGAGCAAGTGCTGGCCTCGTCGGCTCCCAATGACCCTGTCTACGAGCAGCACCGCGAGAAGCAGGAGCGCCGCGACCAGAAGCCACCACACCAGCCACCGTACTTCTCCGGTGGGGATCGAGATGGTGAACTGCAGGACGACtacgaggacgaggaggatcAGACGGATCAGGGCTATCCGGCGGACCCCGAGAAACCGGACGCCGTCTCAGGTGCCCCCGATGACGAGGACCCAGGCTACCAGGCACCTTCGTTGAGCCTTCCAAGCAGCAACACTCGCAAGCCGTACAGGCGACGCAGCACCACCACATTTCAGCCACGAACCACCAGGACCAGAACCTCTGCACAGCCCAGAACCACAGCAAGACCACTGAACCAAACCAGCACCACGGAGCAATCATCAACTGTGACCACCACCACTCCTCGGCCCAAGAGTAGTGCCGGTACCCATTCCAAGACAACTCCTCAACCAGGCAACAGCACGCCTAGTGACCCGCAGGTTTACCAGCACAAGCGTCGCATCATCTTCAAGACCATCTCAACGGGCTCCCAGTTCGTCAACTCGCCCATCGGAGACCTTATGATCAAGTTCTCCATCGGATTCGCCAAGCCTATCACTCCGGGTGGCGCCACCAGCACTACGAGTCCACCAAGTTCCTCCAGCGAGGCTTTACGTGCTCTCTCCCAAAACTTGATTCGTAACTTTGAACTTCAGAAACTAAGAAGAGCGAACAAagttcaaaaatattaaagataCATTATGTAAAAAGTACTGTCATTCCAATTCTATTCACTTTTGAGTTTACTAACAAGAATTCATTTGAAGATTGAGACCAGTAGTAGCTAGATTTCGTACGAAGTATATTTTAAGAGCACTTAGTTCTCCAATTTTAGCAAAGTTCAAATATTTCGAATAGTATTATAAATAGTATTGCTATTTCGCAGGCacatttacaaatttcaattgataTTTCACTCGCCACAACGGCAATTGTTTGTTCAATGAGCAAAACATTTGCATAATCGATATGGAGCGAGGTCTGCTAAAATTATTCCAGCGGGAAGCAATCATTGATCACCAAATTGTTGAAAACAACTTGCGATGACGCCATAAGAAAATACATAACCAAATCAGAAAATTTCGTCCGTCACGTACGAGAATTTTGAGACAATGACAATGTGGATCTCCACATGCATGGTCCGTGTTTAATGGAACTTATACACACAATGGAAGAGAACAGTCGCggtaacaaaaaatatataatccgTAGAGGAACATGGCTAGCTATCTTAGTGTAAATATAATCTATCTGCCTTGGCTATTCGCTGCCGAATCGTTGCTCTTATCGAGTCTCTAAAGTCGGTTAGTTCGCTTGGCGATATGTAAGCttcacaaaaaatatatatggaGGGTATTCACTGGCGTTATGAAATGATAAATGCCTAACAATGGTTTACACCTGCCTACTGGGCCCTATGAACATGGATTGATGCTAAACATGGGTTTTCATCTTCTGAGGCAGCCTTTGAAATGCTGAAGGCGCAATCAGCGCACGGGCCAGAATCTCTGGGCCAGCAGGGGAATGGTGACGCCAGTGACGATGCTGGAAATCAGGTTGACACTATGGTTGTCCAGAATGCGCAGTCCGCTCACGTGGCGCACTCCCTTGCCAGGTGTATCCACAATCTTGCCTTCCTCATTGATGCCGGAGAACTGCAGCACACCACCCAGCACAGAGTCCAAGAGGGAACCGAAAAGTCCAGCGATGCCACCAAAGGCGATGATGGGCCACTGTGGTGGGCTAACCAGCAGCATTTTGGCCTCCACAGTGTAGCGTACGGTGACAAAGTAGCCAAAGCCGACGAGCAGACCGCCCAGCAGACTTACCACGACGCCGGGCAGCGAAACCCCACCATTGGTACCGCGCGGCACCCGTCGCCAGGTGATGATAGACACCGGATCGCGTTGCGATAGCACAGATCCCAGTTCACTGGACCAGGTGTCGCCGTTGCAGCAGGCAAACGCACTCATCACGGCCACACCCAGCCAGCTGGATCGGTATTCCCGGGCGAAGTCCACCGCCCGCTCTCCACTGCCGCAGTCCAGCACATAGAGCAGCGCCAGCTGTGCGGCCATGCCTCCGTTGCAGAGCACCTGTATCCAGTTGCGTTGGCCCTCGCCCTCGCGAAAATCGCTCTCAAAGCGGCGTTTCATGTGCGCCCGGAACTTGGTGGCCCGCGAGGAGCTGAAAAAGAACACCACCAGGCTGGCGAAGAACGGATGGCTGGCGATGGAGAGGATAAAGGCCACCAGAATGCCCAGCGCAGCTCCAGATCGGTTGACGCTCCTCCGGCGCAGAGCCACCGTCATCAGGGCCAAGGGCGCCATGGTGGAGAAGAGCCAGCGCACTGGCGGAATCACCCGGGACTCTGTTGGATAACCTTTCGGCGTTATTTGACCCCAGGTAACGTTCGCATGGAGATCCGTATCGCTCACCCTCAAAGTCACTGGTCCAGAACTTCGACAGCGCCACATTGCCCAGCCACATGAACAGCGAGAGGGGCACGGAGAGTCCGCAGAAGAGCACCGGCATCCAGTCACGCATCTCGACGGCTCCAGTATACGACTTTCCTGGGCGCTGTTTATCGCCACTTTCTCCGGcagattttgtttattttaatgggGGGCAGTGGGGCCGTCGGACAAGTGTTTGAAAATGTCAAATGTTAGTGTGTCACAGGTGCCTGAAACCTGGCTATTGGTTCACCGAAGACTCAAACCATCACTTTTTTCATTGacgttaaatttaaaatataattgctGAACAATTGTGTTTCTGTATTTTAAGTtgtttattacttttattcatatatattttataaattctcagtatttgaaaaattctttagataatttaatgaattccaaaaaggcaaataaagttaatggaatataatttaaaataaacttattaataAATAGATAATTCCCcaaaaattcttttaaattacaaaaaaataaaatgcagtgATATATTCACAATTGTTTAATAGCTTTTTGTAAAATACGCCGTACTGCATAGCGGACATGAAATAACTTAACAGAATTGCGATCAAGAATCGCTATCAATTATGATCCAAATATGAATTATACTACGTTTATTGGTATTTTAGGGAGCTAGGAAGGCTATAATGTGTATATGCCCTCCAATCGCCGCACACGCTCATCGATCAAGGCCAACAGTTTGCTAATCTCGTCCAGCCGCGCGGAACAGGAGCACAAATCCGACCCAGACTCGATGGACACGTCCAATACCTGCGGAAGGTTCGGCTGGTTATGTTCGCTACTGAACGTGTTGGTTAAAAGAAGCGCGGGCTTGGGGAATGCGGCTTGAAGTCCATGCCGTGACTGAGCACCTTCTCCGGCTGAGTCGAGTGTTTACTATCGAGCACCTGAAAGTTCTCCTCCGAGAGCTGATAGGCCAGCGATTGGCGCGGATCAATGCGGATGCTGAGATCATTGGACTTGGAGGTCGCACTGCCTACGCTCTGTTTCGAGGAGACGCCACTGGTTTCGCAACCGGAGGAAGCCAAGGCAGACTTGGCCTCAAACTGTGAAGCATCGTAGGTGTGTAGATTCGATTGCCAGACCAAAAGCTGCAAGTGAAACCGAAATCAAGGAGTAAGACCAACAACAATCAAGAAACAAAACTCACCTGACGATCACTGCCACCGGTGGCAAACTTGTCGCCATCGCGACTGAATGCCACCGCATTGACCGCATCAGTGTGGCCCGTCAAAGTGTAAATGGGCCTTCCCTCCAGCAGGTCCAGGATGCGGATGGTGCGGTCGTCGCTGCCGGAGAGCAGGAAGTGTCCGCTAGGATGGAAGGCCACGTCGTTGACCGGCGCCGAGTGCACCACATACAGCTGCAACAGCTGGCTGCCGGCTACGTCGAAGATCTTGATGCGGTTGCAGCCGAGGGCGACGGCCAACATGTTGCCCCAAGGATGCCAGGCCAGTTGCCGTGGAGCGGCTCGTTCCTCGGTGAAGGTGCGCACGCACTCACCACTGTCCACATCGTAGATCCTCACCGACTTGTCATCGCTGGCGGTGGCCACCAGTTTGCCGTTGGGACTGAACTTGGCGCTGCGCACCCAGTTGTTTTGCTGCGCAAACGAAGATACAAACTGCCTCCTGGCAACGCGCCATATCTTCGCCGACTTGTCATCGGAGGCGGTGAGCATTAAGTGACCGGTGGAGTCAAAGTCCACGCTGCGCACCGCCTTGCTGTGGGCCACAAACTCCCCGGAAACGCCGCGCAACTTGGGCTCCCAGATCTTCACGGTGCGGTCGTGTCCGGCGGAGGCCACCAAGTTGCCCTTGGGCGACCAGGCCACTCCGTTCACCGCCGCCGAGTGCGAGGCAAAGCGAATGCAGCGGGCCGCCTGGCTCAGGTTCCACAGGATCACCGTGGAGTCCGTGGACGAGGTGGCTATCTGGTTGCCATCGGGACCAAAACGCAGCTGCGTGATGCCGCCCGAGTGGCCTGTGAAGTGGCGCTCCAGCGCCGGATCGCTGAACAGTCcctgcattttgtttttaattattattttatttcttacgatttttgttggaatttttaacaaatactgGGTTGCTTTGCCGCTTGAGTTTAAAATGAGAAAATTGCGTCGTCGATGTTTGGATGCGTTATTTGAAAGTATCGGTTATCGGTTTTTAAATCGCGTAGGCCCAGTGTGACTGTCTTTCGATTACAGTGATATACCGAATAGCTCGACAAATATACTGAATGACAGCTTCAAAAGCGCCATCTATTATTGATGAATGTATACTGCGTTACAACGTAAGTTTACagaaaatttacattttattacaccagctttttaaatgcatttacagcattaaaaaaaaaattttgaagaAAACTGCGTTTTGAAATATTACAATTTCTGAAAGTGTACATACATTTATCTGGCTTGAGCTAtttcatacattttaataaaatttttatgtttaattacTTTTGAACTAGAATCTAATCTTGTTTGAATACTAACAAAACTTTTTatgatacaaaaataaaatagaaaatccTTATAACTAGTATCgatttgtaatttatattttgattttcttaCAGCCACGTTTGTCTACTATtatgtaaacaaatcaaaaaagtGTAAGTTGCCAAGGACCCTTTAGAACAGTGATTTCCGCAACAGGTTGCTGATGGGATCTCGTCACTTCTAGGTGATCCTCGAACACATGTCACCCGTGAGGAGCAGCAGATGTATTAGACCCGGAGTGGTGCTGTCCCTACCTGTGCTGTCATTATCCTTTCTGGTGAGCGTCGAACTCTGGGCTAGTTCATTCAACTTCAACCTGCTGCCGTTCAGCAAACTTCTCTAATGATCCTCCGctgcattttggccaagttcaatggctcctttgctgctgttgctgctgttgctgctgctatcTCTATCGCCTAATTATGCGTTGGCCAGCATGTCGAGCGGGCAATGGACCCCGGTGAAGGTCTAAAAACTGACATCAAATTAAACAACGAAATGTGACAGCCACTGTGCAACTGTGCAACTGTGAAAGTGCAACGGCCAAAGGAGCGGACTACAAACGAAACCACCGACACAATCGAGAACTGCAAACTGCTAACTGCGCTCGAACTTTGAGAAATTAGTGTGACAAGCACACGATTTCCACCTGTAGCATGCTACTCGTAACTCGTAACTGTTCTTTGCCAAAATGCAGTTAGGACCGATACCCATACCgatacccatacccatacccatattGCAACCCCTGGCCATGTTTTTATTCCCGCAGATCGCATAGACAAAAGGTCGTTGTCGTTTGTCCCTTCCCTGAGGGGAGCCACTCCACTCCAATACACTCCAATCGAACTCTGGCGAGGGTTCAACAAACTGCTTTTTATCAACAAACTGTTGCACTTTCAAATAAACTAAGCTAATGTGCCAGGGGGGAAAAGTCGCCAGAACCTCAAGTCGAGCCAAAATCCTCGGCCCAATAATGAAGGAGGTGCCGATTTCTTGAGACACTCGAGAGCCAAATACTCTTCTCAAGATATTTATATTGgcttatttttattggttAAAAATCATCATTTTACATGTGAAGTATTTACTTACCTTTAAGAGCTAAGTACATATATGCTCTTCAATCATCAATATGTTTCTTAATGCATATGGCAGTTTCAGCTATCAATACATTATAAATCCgttcttattattataaactttaaatattttttagccTTTTATATAAACACATAATTTACCACATAATCAACcaattcacattttttactAAACTAGTTAGTAATTTTGCACTtaatcaaaaaacaaactttgccAAATAGCACATGTAACCCTTTGGCAGAGTAATAATAAAAGCCGCTCAGCAAAAGTCCTGGATGCGTGGCATGTGGCTTGTGCCACAAACGAGCCGCAGGATCGAACTGTGCCTAAGAACCGGGATCCgaatcgggatcgggatcgggatcgggatcgggaatCGGTACTTGGAAAGCAGCCCGACCCCAGAGGCACCAATCAAGCAGCGGACCCTCGTGCCAGGGCTTCTCGAAGCCCTCGCTTTGGCTCGTGTCATCTGTTGAATTATAAAATATGGCAAGGAATTAATTTGGCCAGCCCCTGCTGTCCTGGCCGCCAGAATCTGGcacagcagcagtcgcagcagcaacagcagaaggACCAAAGCGGCAGCAGGATAACGATCCTCGCCGATTCGAATCATCTACCGCTATGCGCAGTGCTCTGTTTTGCTCTGCTCTTATCTGCCGAGCACCTGTCGCCCTGAATCCGAGTATGAACTCAAGCCCAAAACAAGAACGCAAACGAATTCGAATCCCGGTGATCTGGAGAACAAAACGAAAGGTGCGCTTAAATTCTTATAATGACTCGGCTTGCTCGCGTTTTCAACCTGCTGATCCTGTGATCCTCACAACCTCAGATCTCTGGGTCCTCCTCATCCCTGAATGTTGCATCTTTGGCcgcaatttgttggccattgtGTGTCTGCCGCCGCCGTCGGCGTCCGCCTCAAAATCTGTCTATAATCTGTGTCTTCTTCGGGTCTTCTTCAGAGTTGAAAAAACACCTTGAGATCGATGCGATGTCTCCCGCCCCTCTGTCCCTTTGACTTTGCACCTTTACACTCGAAATCCGTACCCAATTTGGTGTTTAGATTTTGTCGTTTTAATTGCTGGGGCTTTACCCTTTGTTTGTGTATTGAATTAACCATTTTTGTTGTGGCCCTCGTCTTCGCAACCCTTTGCTAAGCCCAGCGGATTGGTCATTGTCTTGCCACCTCCTTCTTGCCAATTAAGCTCTGCGAATAGATTTCACAATTCGCCTTCTCAACCAGGGGttgatttgcatatttgaCTTGGATTTGTCCTCTGCACTCAAATCGAAACAGCTTAAGATTTTCCCGGGGAATTGTCGGTAGGTTGCCGACTAATCTTCCACCTGCAGACTTTAGTCGCTGACACGGCACTCTGTTGGCTTCCGATTTGGCCAGCGAACTTGGCCAGGCTGCAGCAGTATGCGTTCTCTTGGCCACGTCTGATTAGGCACTGGTCAATGAAATCTCTACCTGGGAAAGGGAATTTAGCCATGTTGAGTGCTATGGGTTTTAAGGATTAGTAATGTCCTTTTCGTATCACAATGCATCTTGAATGGTGTTAACCACACTTACGAGTATGTTTGTGCTAAATTTCTTGCTTGCCTAATTAGGagttaatattatttatctCATTTATTTTAGCCAAGTGTATTAATAACTTTTTGTAGGATCCCGAGCATCTTTAAGTGTCTGGAAgtaaaaatggaattttccttttcttcgTGATAGACAGACATCTATATGAACACATCCTTCCCCTCCTCCAACTAGAACTAATCAAAATATGTCTACTGTAAGGACATTAAAGGACTTTAAGACccaatggatttttaatattcttaCGACAGCATGTGTAGCCATCACCTGTCCTTGAGAGTCCATTAAAAACGCATAAACCCATTTTCCAACACCCCGAATTCGGGATTTGATTCGTCTAACAATCAATTTTGAGCTGCACACTCAGCCAGGTGACAATGCTCAATCAAACAAAAGTGAAGCAATCATAACTTATCAGTTTCCAAGGGAAAATCGTGGAGAGGACAAAGTCGCAGACGAAAGGAAGACGAAGAACGAGCCGGTGGCCTGTTGAAATTGGGTCacttttggcctggccaacaaGCGAACAAGCCAACGAGCCAAGAAGCCGACAAGTCGATCGTTGTAATATCGATCGAGCGTGACAGGTGCAGCGGCGCACTTACGACTGTTGTTGCACCTTCGCTTGTGGATTTTAAACGACAGCTTGTGGCACAAAAAGGCAATCGGCAGCGACTCCCCTGAGGGCCAAGATTAGATGCAGATCTCTTAGTCGCCCATCTCCGATGTTTTTGCGGTCTGTTCGTCTGGGGGAGAGATTTTTACGACTGTTGCATCTTTTGGCTTCTGCTGATATGTTTCTGCACTGAAAACATAATTAGATTTAACTCCAAAACATATAAATCTACTTTCAGAATAAAATATTCTGGCTTTGATTTAAATTGATATCCTTATTCTATTAACCTAAATGTAAAGGGGATTTCTTGGTATTTCTTTCAGCAACTACCAATTTTAGTGAAACTGATGTTCTAATTGAGATTTTTTTCTGAGTGCTGCCGATTTTGCTGGTGTCGTGTGGCCCATGTCAACTGGTTGCAGGTCGCCGTTGTAATTTGCCTCCTGGCATATGGCTTTTTGCCTCAAACCGGCTTTGAGCACGCGTCTCGTCTGGGCCTGGCTCAATAATTATGCGACAGGTTCCAGGAttccgccagcagcagcagcaggagcagaatgagcagcaggaggagcagaatgagcagcaggaggagcaggagcagaagcatCAGAAGCGGCAGCAGGTGCTCAATGCCGCTGGAGGGAATCGGGAATCAGCGCCAGGCTGCTTACAACGAAAGGACATAAACATAAATGAGCCGATGTAATGTTGAGCCgatgctgctgcccctgctgctcctgctgccccTGTTCCTCCTCATgatcctcctcctgctgctcctttttcGAGTCCTTCCATCTCCCTCTATCTGTGTATTACAGGTGCCTTTTCGATCGCATCCCCTCCGAATTTTAATTGTGAACCCGGCTCTCGACTTCACCTGCAACACACAACTGACCTAAGACATCTTTTTTGCCCTTGCTCTTGGCCGGGCTCTTCACCTTTTTTCTTAttcttcccttttttttttagctgcaactattatttttattaatagccaaagtcaaaagtcACCTGCCCGGCACCAAAAGAGGCCCAAAGAACTAGGGGTAGCCGGAAAACGGAACCGCTTGAGATGATGATGCGCGGTGGGAAGGGGACAGGAAAGGAAAGGACACGAATTAGTTGCGGGTCCTACAACTTCTTTAGACCATTCCGACCACTTCTAAGATCAATTTCCTCTTCACAATTTTCCCCCCTCGCACGTCGATAGCGGGTTTTccattctgcattgtctgcGTTGGTTTTGGGGTTGCAGCTTTTCAGT from Drosophila yakuba strain Tai18E2 chromosome 3L, Prin_Dyak_Tai18E2_2.1, whole genome shotgun sequence carries:
- the LOC6534001 gene encoding fibrous sheath CABYR-binding protein, giving the protein MGATSVGVLVWKIQLLILLSGVLLAIQAAPAEVTEGVTHPPPEQLQTESRSRKDEDLDLEEDLDGRNAYINNQFVPSEPADVLEDEQNTPLYEILQKQMEQVLASSAPNDPVYEQHREKQERRDQKPPHQPPYFSGGDRDGELQDDYEDEEDQTDQGYPADPEKPDAVSGAPDDEDPGYQAPSLSLPSSNTRKPYRRRSTTTFQPRTTRTRTSAQPRTTARPLNQTSTTEQSSTVTTTTPRPKSSAGTHSKTTPQPGNSTPSDPQVYQHKRRIIFKTISTGSQFVNSPIGDLMIKFSIGFAKPITPGGATSTTSPPSSSSEALRALSQNLIRNFELQKLRRANKVQKY
- the LOC6534002 gene encoding transmembrane protein 19, whose protein sequence is MRDWMPVLFCGLSVPLSLFMWLGNVALSKFWTSDFEESRVIPPVRWLFSTMAPLALMTVALRRRSVNRSGAALGILVAFILSIASHPFFASLVVFFFSSSRATKFRAHMKRRFESDFREGEGQRNWIQVLCNGGMAAQLALLYVLDCGSGERAVDFAREYRSSWLGVAVMSAFACCNGDTWSSELGSVLSQRDPVSIITWRRVPRGTNGGVSLPGVVVSLLGGLLVGFGYFVTVRYTVEAKMLLVSPPQWPIIAFGGIAGLFGSLLDSVLGGVLQFSGINEEGKIVDTPGKGVRHVSGLRILDNHSVNLISSIVTGVTIPLLAQRFWPVR
- the LOC6534003 gene encoding POC1 centriolar protein homolog isoform X2, with the translated sequence MQGLFSDPALERHFTGHSGGITQLRFGPDGNQIATSSTDSTVILWNLSQAARCIRFASHSAAVNGVAWSPKGNLVASAGHDRTVKIWEPKLRGVSGEFVAHSKAVRSVDFDSTGHLMLTASDDKSAKIWRVARRQFVSSFAQQNNWVRSAKFSPNGKLVATASDDKSVRIYDVDSGECVRTFTEERAAPRQLAWHPWGNMLAVALGCNRIKIFDVAGSQLLQLYVVHSAPVNDVAFHPSGHFLLSGSDDRTIRILDLLEGRPIYTLTGHTDAVNAVAFSRDGDKFATGGSDRQLLVWQSNLHTYDASQFEAKSALASSGCETSGVSSKQSVGSATSKSNDLSIRIDPRQSLAYQLSEENFQVLDVSIESGSDLCSCSARLDEISKLLALIDERVRRLEGIYTL
- the LOC6534003 gene encoding POC1 centriolar protein homolog isoform X1 gives rise to the protein MQGLFSDPALERHFTGHSGGITQLRFGPDGNQIATSSTDSTVILWNLSQAARCIRFASHSAAVNGVAWSPKGNLVASAGHDRTVKIWEPKLRGVSGEFVAHSKAVRSVDFDSTGHLMLTASDDKSAKIWRVARRQFVSSFAQQNNWVRSAKFSPNGKLVATASDDKSVRIYDVDSGECVRTFTEERAAPRQLAWHPWGNMLAVALGCNRIKIFDVAGSQLLQLYVVHSAPVNDVAFHPSGHFLLSGSDDRTIRILDLLEGRPIYTLTGHTDAVNAVAFSRDGDKFATGGSDRQLLVWQSNLHTYDASQFEAKSALASSGCETSGVSSKQSVGSATSKSNDLSIRIDPRQSLAYQLSEENFQVLDSKHSTQPEKVLSHGMDFKPHSPSPRFF